In Granulicella sibirica, the sequence AGCCGGAAGTATTGTACCTCTCGGCCACGTCAGTCAATACGCGGCACAGACTTCCAATGAGGTTCTCGAAATCCGTATTTATCCCGGCGCGGACGGCAACTTCCAGCTGTACGAAGACGAAGGGACGAACTACAACTATGAGCATGGCGCAAAGAGTACGATCGATTTCCACTGGAATGATCGAGCCTCTGAACTCTCCATTGGCTCTCGCACTGGAAGTTTTCCCGGAATGCTATCTTCCCGGACCTTCAAGGTTCTGGTGATAGGATCGACGGCTCCGCGCCAGGTCTCGTACGACGGTCGAAAGGTAAGCCTGACGCTGGGAAAATGATATCGCCCACCGTTCCGAGCCGAAGGCACATACCCACGCACTAAATGGGCGAGCGGACTACGCCAGAGTCCCTATCGCACCCTCCATTAGGCCTTACTTGCGGCATCGAGCAGCTAAAGCTCGTGACCCACGCCCGGCCGCGAGATGCGGCGTTTACCTTGTGCCGCTCCTGAGACGCGCCTTCCCCCCTCCCAAATAACAATTGTTTCAACCTGTATCGTTACAGGTAAGGCTAACTTTGTTCTTGACATTCCTATTTCCCTGCGAATAGATTTGCCTCCGTTCGCAGGCGGTCCCGCGTATCGCGTGTCAAAAGGCTTTCAGGCTCCTAAGAAAGGATTGGGAAGCATGGAAAGCGGGCGAGCCGAAAGCACTGCCCAGCCGTCCGAACGGGGAGACCTGGGCCTCGCCGGCTCGTCCTCGTTCACGTGTCAGAGGTAAGGAACATGGAAAAAGCAACGACGCAAAGTGCAGCCCTTAGGAGGTCACATGAGCAAACAGTATCAAATTGAGAAATCGTTTATCTCGAGAGGAAAGCTCCTCATTTGGTTGGCCTTGGCAAGCATTGTGCTCAGCAACTCGATTGCCCCGCTGCACGCCCAGACTCTATACGGATCGATCGTGGGCAGCGTCGCTGACTCCACCGGGGCCGTCGTTCCAGATGCGACCATCACGGTCGTTCAGACAGAGACGAATGACACACGCGTTGCAACCACCAACAGCAGCGGTGGCTTCACCCTATCCACAGTTCCCACCGGGACCTATAAGGTGACAATCTTCAAATCCGGCTTCTCCCTTTTCGAAGCCTCCGATGTGTCTGTCAGGCTCAATACAACAGTTCGTATTGACGCCGCCCTCAAACCAGGCTTGCAGACCCAGACGATCACTGTCAGTTCGGAAAGCGCCGAGCTCCAGACCGACCGCGCCGACGTAAGCCACGATGTCACGAATCAGAGCCTGGAAGAGCTCCCTCAACCTACCCGCACGTATGAGGGTTTGATCGGTCTTCTCCCTGGCATATCCCCACCCGCGGCAAGTACTGGAGGTACAAACAATCCGATGCGCTCGATGGTCATTCAGGCAAACGGGACAAGTGCCAGCGGCACGAACGTTCGCGTCGACGGCGTCAGCGCGACCAACCCTTGGGTGCAGTTCTACTCCACGGCGGTTCCTTCAACCGACGCCATTCAGACAGTGAGCGTGGTAACGGGAAGTGCCGACGCCGATCAGGGAATGGTGAACGGCGCGGCGATTAATGTACAGATCAAGACTGGGTCGAATGCGCTTCACGGTTCCATCTATCTCTACCACATCGATAACCTGCTTAAGGCGCGGCCGTACTTCCTGCCCAGCACCAACACTTTACCGAAGCTGATTGACAACGACGCGGGTGGGACGATCAGCGGACCAATCTTTAAGAACAAGCTCTTCTTCTTCGGCAGCTATGAAGGTGACTTTCTGCATCAAGGAAACACGAATATCGCAACCGTACCGACAGACGCCATTCGAAACGGAGACCTGTCAGGGTCGTCGAGCGCTATTTACGACCCGAGCACGGGCAACTTAGATGGCACGGGGCGGACAGCCTTCACGAACAATCAACTTCCGGCAAACCGAATCAGCCCTATCGCACAAAAGATAGTAGCTCTCATACCGCAGCCCAACCTTCCGGGTATCGCGAATAACTACTATGTCAACACACCCAGCTACTATAAAGCGCAAAAAGTGGACACGAAAGTCCAGTGGAACGCGACGAAGAAACTCAATATGTTCGTCCGCTTCAGTGATTATCCCTACAATGTGACGCAGGGTACAGTCTTTGGCCCGATTCTGAGCGGTGGCAATAACGCCTTTCAAAAGGGAAATATCTATGCGGTCTCAGCGTCCGCAACTTATGTGTCCACCCCGCACCTCGTCTTCGACGCGCTGTTTGGCCTCACGCATTCCAGTCAGAATCTGTCGCCTCCGAACACCAACCAGCGCTATGGTTCCGATGTTCTAGGCATACCTGGAGTCAATCTAGGGGCGCTGCCGGAAGCAGGCGGCCTTCCGCAATTCAACGTGTCTGGATACAGCGGATATGGCTACGGATACCCGGCCCTTGTCTACAACGATCCCGTGTTCCAATACACCGGAAATGGAAATTGGACCCGGGGACGGCACAACCTGCGTTTTGGTATCGACATAAGTCAACAGCACATGAATCACATTGAGGTAACTCCTACCGGATTCAGTTTCACCGGAGGCGTAACGTCAGTCAATGGTGGAGCTTCAGCAAACCAGTACAACAGCTTCGCGGACTTCCTCCTTGGGCTTCCCCAGAACGATACGAACAGTGAGCAAAGCGTCCCAAATGTGACGCTG encodes:
- a CDS encoding TonB-dependent receptor, whose translation is MALASIVLSNSIAPLHAQTLYGSIVGSVADSTGAVVPDATITVVQTETNDTRVATTNSSGGFTLSTVPTGTYKVTIFKSGFSLFEASDVSVRLNTTVRIDAALKPGLQTQTITVSSESAELQTDRADVSHDVTNQSLEELPQPTRTYEGLIGLLPGISPPAASTGGTNNPMRSMVIQANGTSASGTNVRVDGVSATNPWVQFYSTAVPSTDAIQTVSVVTGSADADQGMVNGAAINVQIKTGSNALHGSIYLYHIDNLLKARPYFLPSTNTLPKLIDNDAGGTISGPIFKNKLFFFGSYEGDFLHQGNTNIATVPTDAIRNGDLSGSSSAIYDPSTGNLDGTGRTAFTNNQLPANRISPIAQKIVALIPQPNLPGIANNYYVNTPSYYKAQKVDTKVQWNATKKLNMFVRFSDYPYNVTQGTVFGPILSGGNNAFQKGNIYAVSASATYVSTPHLVFDALFGLTHSSQNLSPPNTNQRYGSDVLGIPGVNLGALPEAGGLPQFNVSGYSGYGYGYPALVYNDPVFQYTGNGNWTRGRHNLRFGIDISQQHMNHIEVTPTGFSFTGGVTSVNGGASANQYNSFADFLLGLPQNDTNSEQSVPNVTLRTWQFSPYVDDQWQITPKLTASFGTRWDYYPVPTRQGRGIEYFDIPTKQYRLCGEGGNSTDCGISVQKTLFSPRVGIAYRPTETTVARAGFSLIPEQINMFRDGLYNYPNTLTGSYSGVNSYQPATTLAQGIPTIQPVSTDTAVLVLPAGVTFSTTPKNFIRGYVESFNGTVQQDFGKGWLGQVGFVGSHTVHQHTRYDANYGQVGGGAASQPFNNGTLGNSITGGVVFIEPFESMHYNSLQATLEHRFAAGYQLAVAYTWSKWIGTCCDESGDGQPAIPIPAYFSLNRALEPSDRPQNVQISGLLTLPLGLANQC